The DNA window ATGCATAAATGCAAAGCTTGTGCATGTTGTTTTGGGATGCCGGAGTATACGGATAGTCAGGTCGTGCCGGCTTTCCAACTCCATATCCGCTGTGACCTAGCATTAATCGAATTCCGTTTGCAGTGTGGTACACACACATGCCAATTACCAGTGTCAGAAACACATGTCCTTCCGTGGTTGATGTACTAGCCAACATGTTTTCCCAAGCGGTCTTGCCATTGAGAATCTTGCTTGTTTCATAGATGTGCCCAACAAAAAATGCCAAGAGTCCAAGACCCGTGAGTCTCATCAGCCAATAGGCAAAGCGCTCTATGCCGTATCGGCCTGGGTTTGCCATGCCTTTGATTCCCTCACGATTTTCGTTTCGCTTCATTAGTATTTTCTCTCCACTGGCTGGTATCTAGTTATGGTTACTGGGTGCTTTTTCATTATTGGCTCTTTTGGATCATAGTAAGCAAGTGTGTGGTGTAAAAAGTTTACATCATCTCTGGTTGGATAGTCCAGTCTTGCATGGGCTCCACGAGATTCGCGCCTATTGATTGCGCCAATTAGCACTACCTCAGCCACTCGGAACATTGAGTCGAGCTCCATTACGTTGGAAAAGTTTGTGTTGTATTCCTTTGCCTTGTCGTCGACGTGTTTCCAGGTCCTAGCCTTTAGTTCGCGTAGTTTTTTGAGTCCTTCGACCAGATCGGATTCTGTTCTGTATACGTATGCCTTATCATTCATTGTATCAGTAAGCTCTTGTCGTATTTCATATGGGTTGTATTCACCATGTCCGCGAAATATTCCGTCATAGATTCTTTTTTCTTCCAGTGTAACTAGTTGATGCGGAAATTGCGATGAGGTCTTTGTGTTTAGTGCATATTCTGCTGCATTTTTTCCCGTGATCTTGCCCCAAACAATACATTCAGACGTAGAGTTTGCTCCAAGTCTGTTTGCTCCATGGACGGAACTGCATGCAGCTTCGCCTGCAGCCCAGACTCCCTTGAGTTCTGTTGCACCGTCGATGTTTGTGTGGATTCCACCCATCATGTAGTGACATACTGGTCTGATGTCAAGGGGTTCCTGTGACGGATCTATTCCAGAGAACTTGATTGATATTTCTCGTATTGCACCCAGTTTTTCCTTGATTGCTTCGTCGCCAATATGTCGTAGGTCTAACTTCATGCAGTCAACCCCTGTTTCGTGCTTGAATCCGCGTCCCTCACGGATTTCACTCATAATTGATCTTGATACTATATCACGAGGTGCAAGCTCCATCTTGCTTGGAGCGTATCGCGTCATGAATCGCTCACCATCATTGTTAAGCAGGTAGCCGCCTTCTCCTCTAGCTGCTTCTGTGATTAAAATTCCAGATGGTAGGATTCCGGTTGGATGAAACTGGACAAATTCCATGTCTTTTAATGCAAGGCCTGCCCTGTACGCCATGTCCAAACCATCAGGTGTTGAAGAAAACGCATATGTAGAAAATGAGTAAATTCTTCCCGCTCCTCCTGTTGCAATTATCATTGCCTTTGCCCGAATTGTGTAAAATGTACCACTTGACAACTCTATTGCTGTAACTCCCATGAATTGCTGACCATCATGAATTATTGAAGTGACAAACCATTCATTGAGAAATGAAATATTATCAAATTTCAGACAAGTATCATAGAGTGTCTGCATTTCAAAAAAGCCAACCTTGTCTGAGGCAAACGTAGCGCGTGGGAAGCTGTATCCACCAAAGGCCCTTTGCGCAATTCGTCCGTCCTTTCTTCTAGACCATGGCATCCCCCAATGCTCCATCTGGTAGACCTGTCTTGGCATTTCCCTGCAGAGTCGCTCTGCAACATCTTGGTCTGCCAAAAAATCGCTTCCTTTAACGGTATCATAGATATGAGATTCAATACTGTCTCCTTCCTCTTCAAACAGTGCTGCAGCTGTTCCACCCTCAGCAGAAACCGAGTGAGAACGCATTACCTGAACTTTTGATATGACTCCTATCTTTAGATTCGAGCTTGTCTTTGCCGCTTCTATTGCCGCGCGAAGACCTGCAATACCCGATCCAACAATAATCATATCATATTCAATAGAATCAGCCATCTACTATTGAATCTCCAAAAATCGGATAAATACGTATTCAAAAGAAAATTAGATGAATTAGCATCAGGATATGTTAATTTACCACAATCAAAATTTGTTCACAATCCTTATATTTATCACTAGTGATATCACTAGTGATGGCATCAGAATGGTTTCAGCGGGTAGGAAGCTCAATTCCTCGGGGATTTTCTAGGCATTACATTTTGGAACTATTGTCCACAAAGCCGCATACAGGTAAAGAGATCATCAATTCAGCAGAAGCGCAAAGCGAGGGAATGTGGAAGCCATCACCGGGATTGATTTATCCTCTTTTGGGAAGGTTGCTAGACGAAGGACTAATTGAGGAGACAAAGGACGGAAAATATCAGATAACAAAAAAGGGCAAGGCAACATCCGAAGACCTAGAAAAGATAAACCAAGTGATAAAAAATCAGCTGGATGTCCTAATGCGAGTCAAAAACGTTGGAAGATTTGTCGCAATGGACCTAATTGAGCGAATGAATATGATGGGCACATTGCTATCATCTAATGTCTCCAAGATGACCAAAGACGAAATGTCAAAGTACAGAAAATTCCTTCAAAGCGAGCTGCAAAAGCTTGACGCCCAGGAATCAAAGCCGGGAAAAGAGATTAAAATCGACTAGGAAGCCAGACCCATGTTTCTTAGCATGTCTGCAGTGTGTGTAGATACGCATCCAACCGCAAATTATTTCGAGTGACCTTTTCATAGTCATTACGTTACTCCGCGTTTTGCAGCGGGTCTTTTTTTACAGGTGTTTTAGTGGAAGTGAGGTATTTTTGCAAATATGGATCAAATGTAGCTATTCATAAATAACAAAGTCAACCATGTTTTTTGTTGAAGACCCTCAAACAGCTCATCAATGATCCGTCAAAACCTCTTGTGATTCCTGGTGTTTATGACGCAATTGGTGCAAAAATAGCTCAAAAAGTTGGTTTTGAGGCAATGTTCCAAACTGGATACGGCACATCTGCCACATTATTTGGAATGCCGGATTATGGATTCATAGGAGCTACTGAGACCACAGAGAACGCAAGGAGAATTTGCAGGGCAGTCTCAGTTCCGGTAATAGTTGATTCCGACACTGGTTATGGTAATGCATTGTCTGTGTGGAAGCTGGTAAACGAATTACAGTCTGCAGGCGCTGCAGGAATATTTCTAGAAGACCAGAGATGGCCCAAGCGATGTGGTCATATGGCGGGAAAAGAAGTGATTGAAAAAGAAGAATATGCAGAAAAACTCCAAGCTGCAGTTGACGCCAAAAGAAACAAGGACTTTATCATTGTTGCAAGGACAGATGCTCGGGCAACCAGAGGCCTAGATGATGCAATAGAGCGCGCAAAATACTATAAAAAAATCGGAGCAGATGCTGTCTTTGTAGAGGCTCCAAGATCAATTGACGAGATCAAAAGAATTGGCAAAGAGATCAACGCACCACTTGTTGCAAACATGATAGAGGGTGGCGCTACACCGGTACTGTCTGCCAAGGAACTGCACAAAATGGGCTTTAAGATAATCCTGTATCCTCTTTCGGTTCTTTATGCCAATACATTTGCCTCACTTGCAATTCTCAAGGAGTTAAAAAAGTCAGGCACGACAAAAAGACTGGCGAAAAATGTAGTTACCTTTGATCAATTCAACGATATTGTAGAACTAGCAAAATTTCGAAATATGGAAAACCGTTACAAAAGTGGATAAATAAAAAAGTCCAAGTAAAGAAACGATTAAGATGTGTTTCTCTTTACTTCGATCTCTATTGTGGATACGTTTCGTGACTTGCCGTCTTTGGATTCTAGTTGTTCAGAGCCTATCTTGATTTGGCCAATTGAGTATCCAGCATTTTCTGTTTTGCGTGAGATGATTTGTGCAACATCTACAGCGCGTCCAATGCTTAGTCCTCTAGCCTTGATATGCACTGATGGAAGATTAGCCAACTGAATTAGCGTAGATGTTACATACGCCATCAATGGCTTCTTGCCAATGAAAATTACGTCTCTGTTTTCGGACATGAGTTATTATCAAATATCGATAATTTAAAGCTAAAAACAAAATTATTGCTATCAATTCAAAAATTTCTTATTTGCTTGCATCTTTAATACGCATATGATGGATTCGGAGCAGTTCAATAAAGTCATGCAGTCAAACTCAAAGGAAGACAAAATCATTGCGCTAGAATCACTATCAGATTCTACCAATGCAGAGATTTTGCACTCCATAATTTCCATATTTGATGAAGAAGACATTGAATTAAGGGGTGAGGCATTTAGCACCCTGCTTTTAAATGACAATGACATTTCCGAGGTTTTGCTTGCGAATCTGAAAAGCCAAAGCAAGAACATTCGGGGATATTGTGCTCTGGTATTGGCAAATAGGAAAGATATGGTGGCAGTATCTAAAATAATTCAGCTTACTGAAGACAATAGTGCTATGGTACGTTCCTGTGCAGTTGGTGCACTAGGATTTCTCAGGGCGGCAGAAGCCATATCGGTAATTCAAAAATGCCTCGATGATCCTAACTTGGAAGTAAAAAAGAGCGCAATAAAATCGGCAATCGACATAGGCGACAAGACTTTGCTGATGAGATTAGAGAACATAACTCATGATGACGATCCGGAGATCGGCAGTCTGTTAGTTCTTGCCAGAAATAATCTGTAAGTGGACCGGGAGGGATTTGAACCCTCGATCTCACCCATGCCAAGGGCGTATCCTACCAGTCTAGACGACCGGCCCACAAAACCAAACTGGTTCGCCTTTGAAGTTTTCAGATCGATTATTAACGTTTAGCTGGAAAAAGAAATTTGATTATCATATAACATAAAATATTTAACCGTCAGAAGAAAGGCGTTGATGTGGTAATAGAAACCAAAGCAACCATTACTTATATTCAATTACTAAAAGAAGATTTGGCGGTTTTTCGTCTTGTCCCAAATGACGGAATAATTCCAGATTACAAGGCTGGCCAATTCCTAACAATTGGAATGAATGTTCCAAGTGAGGGAAAAGTAATCCGACGAGCATATTCCATTGCATCAAATCCTGAGAACAAAAAATACATCGAGCTTGTGATTAGATGGGTAAAAAAGCCACTTCCAGGACGACTGACCACACAGCTGTTCAATGCAAAGGAAGGTGATGAGGTAACTTGGATTAAACCAACAGGCGCGGCATTACTAATTAACAACATGCTTTCAAGCGGACAAAAAGATGAGCGAAGAATTGTTTGCCTTGGAGGCGGAACTGGTATTGCTCCATTTGTCAGCTTTGCACAACATTTGCGCGCAGTAGGTGACAAGCGCGAAATTGTTGTTTTGCATGGAGCAAGTTATGTGGATGAGCTCAGCTACAAGGAACTCTTTACCAATCTCGAAATGGAGAGCGTCGACAAAGGCCGCGACAAGTGGAATTTTAGATATCGTGCAGCAATCAGCAGACCACAAGAATGGTTCAACCGTTCTTGGAGTGGGCAGGTGGGCAGAGTGGAAACATTCCTAAGGTCACAAAACGGCGAGCCATCAGCCCTAGAGAAGATGATTGGTGAGAAAGTGACCCCGCAAAACACAATGTTTTACATTTGTGGATGGCAGGGAACCATCGACGGTTGTATGGACTTTCTTGGTGCCCAGGGATTTGTCACTGAGAGACAAAAGCGCCCAGATGGAAGCTTTGAAGTAAAGTACGAGTCTTACGGATAACTCAAAGGTAATATTGTTAAGTTCAGTCCCAAATTCGGGGACGTAGGTTAGCTTGGTATACTGCCAGCCTCGGGCGCTGGAGATCATGGGTTCAAGTCCCATCGTCCCCACATTCATTGAAATAGTACCAAAAAATACCAAATTCGCTTGACCGTTGCAATTTACCTTGCACACCTAAATCCGC is part of the Nitrososphaerota archaeon genome and encodes:
- a CDS encoding succinate dehydrogenase encodes the protein MKRNENREGIKGMANPGRYGIERFAYWLMRLTGLGLLAFFVGHIYETSKILNGKTAWENMLASTSTTEGHVFLTLVIGMCVYHTANGIRLMLGHSGYGVGKPARPDYPYTPASQNNMHKLCIYASIGLAALAMMYGISVLFGE
- a CDS encoding succinate dehydrogenase/fumarate reductase flavoprotein subunit; this translates as MADSIEYDMIIVGSGIAGLRAAIEAAKTSSNLKIGVISKVQVMRSHSVSAEGGTAAALFEEEGDSIESHIYDTVKGSDFLADQDVAERLCREMPRQVYQMEHWGMPWSRRKDGRIAQRAFGGYSFPRATFASDKVGFFEMQTLYDTCLKFDNISFLNEWFVTSIIHDGQQFMGVTAIELSSGTFYTIRAKAMIIATGGAGRIYSFSTYAFSSTPDGLDMAYRAGLALKDMEFVQFHPTGILPSGILITEAARGEGGYLLNNDGERFMTRYAPSKMELAPRDIVSRSIMSEIREGRGFKHETGVDCMKLDLRHIGDEAIKEKLGAIREISIKFSGIDPSQEPLDIRPVCHYMMGGIHTNIDGATELKGVWAAGEAACSSVHGANRLGANSTSECIVWGKITGKNAAEYALNTKTSSQFPHQLVTLEEKRIYDGIFRGHGEYNPYEIRQELTDTMNDKAYVYRTESDLVEGLKKLRELKARTWKHVDDKAKEYNTNFSNVMELDSMFRVAEVVLIGAINRRESRGAHARLDYPTRDDVNFLHHTLAYYDPKEPIMKKHPVTITRYQPVERKY
- a CDS encoding PadR family transcriptional regulator, which codes for MASEWFQRVGSSIPRGFSRHYILELLSTKPHTGKEIINSAEAQSEGMWKPSPGLIYPLLGRLLDEGLIEETKDGKYQITKKGKATSEDLEKINQVIKNQLDVLMRVKNVGRFVAMDLIERMNMMGTLLSSNVSKMTKDEMSKYRKFLQSELQKLDAQESKPGKEIKID
- a CDS encoding isocitrate lyase/PEP mutase family protein, which codes for MNDPSKPLVIPGVYDAIGAKIAQKVGFEAMFQTGYGTSATLFGMPDYGFIGATETTENARRICRAVSVPVIVDSDTGYGNALSVWKLVNELQSAGAAGIFLEDQRWPKRCGHMAGKEVIEKEEYAEKLQAAVDAKRNKDFIIVARTDARATRGLDDAIERAKYYKKIGADAVFVEAPRSIDEIKRIGKEINAPLVANMIEGGATPVLSAKELHKMGFKIILYPLSVLYANTFASLAILKELKKSGTTKRLAKNVVTFDQFNDIVELAKFRNMENRYKSG
- a CDS encoding DNA-binding protein; protein product: MSENRDVIFIGKKPLMAYVTSTLIQLANLPSVHIKARGLSIGRAVDVAQIISRKTENAGYSIGQIKIGSEQLESKDGKSRNVSTIEIEVKRNTS
- a CDS encoding HEAT repeat domain-containing protein, whose translation is MDSEQFNKVMQSNSKEDKIIALESLSDSTNAEILHSIISIFDEEDIELRGEAFSTLLLNDNDISEVLLANLKSQSKNIRGYCALVLANRKDMVAVSKIIQLTEDNSAMVRSCAVGALGFLRAAEAISVIQKCLDDPNLEVKKSAIKSAIDIGDKTLLMRLENITHDDDPEIGSLLVLARNNL
- a CDS encoding ferredoxin--NADP reductase, with the translated sequence MVIETKATITYIQLLKEDLAVFRLVPNDGIIPDYKAGQFLTIGMNVPSEGKVIRRAYSIASNPENKKYIELVIRWVKKPLPGRLTTQLFNAKEGDEVTWIKPTGAALLINNMLSSGQKDERRIVCLGGGTGIAPFVSFAQHLRAVGDKREIVVLHGASYVDELSYKELFTNLEMESVDKGRDKWNFRYRAAISRPQEWFNRSWSGQVGRVETFLRSQNGEPSALEKMIGEKVTPQNTMFYICGWQGTIDGCMDFLGAQGFVTERQKRPDGSFEVKYESYG